ATGAGTATAAGTCTGGTTATTGGGGGAATATGACTTCCCGTGAGTGTGGTGCCGTTGGTGGTCAAATGGTTAAGAAAATGATTGAACATGCTCAAAACGAAATGGCCAATGGTACTAGTATGAATGCTCCACAATCTTCTCAAGATGCCACTAACCT
The sequence above is a segment of the Selenihalanaerobacter shriftii genome. Coding sequences within it:
- a CDS encoding alpha/beta-type small acid-soluble spore protein; this encodes MSTRNNSNQLINPMARQALDKFKMEAAQELNVSNEYKSGYWGNMTSRECGAVGGQMVKKMIEHAQNEMANGTSMNAPQSSQDATNL